From a single Nitrogeniibacter mangrovi genomic region:
- a CDS encoding DUF1269 domain-containing protein gives MKGLKRLYFLLPDVDTTRRIVDELLLARVPYERIHILAAPHTPMESLPEAGLSQRTDLVPAIERGIAVGGSVGLLAGLAAVAFPLGPLAAGGAVLFGALGGAGFGAWVSAMVGVSLPNSRLERFEQAISGGHLLMMVDVPRQQTDEFEDLVRRHHPEASIEGAEPTIPAFP, from the coding sequence ATGAAAGGACTGAAACGCCTGTATTTTCTCTTGCCGGACGTGGACACCACGCGCCGGATCGTCGACGAGCTGCTGCTCGCCCGTGTGCCCTACGAGCGCATCCACATCCTGGCCGCGCCGCACACCCCGATGGAGTCCCTGCCCGAGGCCGGGCTGAGCCAGCGTACCGACCTGGTGCCCGCCATCGAGCGCGGCATCGCGGTCGGCGGCAGCGTCGGCCTGCTCGCCGGGCTGGCCGCGGTGGCCTTTCCGCTCGGCCCGCTGGCGGCGGGCGGCGCGGTGCTGTTCGGCGCCCTGGGCGGCGCCGGCTTCGGCGCCTGGGTGTCGGCCATGGTCGGGGTGAGCCTGCCCAATTCGCGCCTGGAGCGCTTCGAACAGGCCATCTCCGGCGGCCATCTGCTCATGATGGTGGACGTCCCCAGGCAGCAGACCGACGAGTTCGAGGATCTGGTCCGCCGCCATCACCCGGAGGCGAGCATCGAGGGCGCAGAGCCGACCATCCCCGCGTTTCCTTAG
- the ilvA gene encoding threonine ammonia-lyase, which yields MTARAACSLPLDLSALHDARARMGEAVIRTAQWTNEPLSQDLGVHLQLKLENLQRTGSFKIRGATHKIARLLAAGAPPPGVIAASAGNHAQGVARAGMLAGLPVTVVMPANAPLTKIESCRRLGARIVLEGETLEAATKMARRMADESGYVFLHPYDDWDVIAGQASCGLEMLEDAPDMTVAVVPLGGGGLISGIALALKLQHPAIRIVGVQTETVAPYRHFLLDGGLEPVPAGAHTIADGIKVKRPGELTRQVIAAHVDQIVTVDDNAIAEAIVTLLERTRTIGEGAGVVGLAALMQGRIALAPDDRVVCVISGGNIDMALVGRSIDYGLASSGRLMSVAVTISDAPGHLLRLIREVAALGMNIRHVEHRRGELHVPVGMTEVILQMETRDLDHQHELLQHLAEQGLRVRNLLA from the coding sequence ATGACCGCACGCGCCGCTTGTTCCCTTCCCCTCGACCTGTCCGCGCTCCACGACGCCCGCGCCCGCATGGGCGAGGCGGTGATCCGCACCGCGCAGTGGACCAACGAGCCCCTGTCGCAGGATCTGGGCGTGCATCTGCAGCTCAAGCTGGAAAACCTGCAGCGCACCGGCTCGTTCAAGATCCGCGGCGCCACCCACAAGATCGCGCGTCTGCTGGCTGCCGGCGCGCCGCCGCCGGGGGTGATCGCGGCCTCGGCGGGGAATCACGCCCAGGGCGTGGCGCGCGCCGGGATGCTGGCCGGGCTGCCGGTGACGGTGGTGATGCCGGCCAACGCGCCGCTGACCAAGATCGAGTCGTGCCGGCGCCTGGGGGCGCGCATCGTGCTCGAGGGCGAGACCCTGGAGGCGGCCACCAAGATGGCGCGGCGCATGGCGGACGAGTCCGGCTACGTGTTCCTCCATCCCTATGACGACTGGGACGTGATCGCCGGCCAGGCCAGCTGCGGGCTGGAGATGCTGGAGGATGCGCCGGACATGACGGTGGCGGTGGTGCCGCTGGGCGGCGGCGGGCTGATCTCGGGCATCGCGCTGGCCCTCAAGCTGCAGCACCCGGCGATCCGCATCGTCGGGGTGCAGACCGAGACGGTGGCGCCGTACCGCCATTTTCTGCTCGACGGCGGGCTCGAGCCGGTGCCGGCGGGCGCGCACACCATCGCCGACGGCATCAAGGTCAAGCGCCCGGGCGAGCTCACCCGCCAGGTGATCGCGGCCCATGTGGACCAGATCGTGACCGTGGACGACAACGCCATCGCCGAGGCCATCGTCACCCTGCTGGAGCGCACCCGCACCATCGGCGAGGGCGCCGGCGTGGTCGGCCTGGCGGCGCTCATGCAGGGCAGGATCGCGCTGGCGCCCGACGACCGGGTGGTGTGCGTGATCTCCGGCGGCAACATCGACATGGCGCTGGTGGGCCGCTCCATCGACTACGGCCTGGCCTCCTCGGGCCGGCTCATGAGCGTGGCGGTCACCATCTCCGACGCGCCCGGTCATCTGCTGCGGCTGATCCGCGAGGTGGCCGCGCTGGGCATGAACATCCGCCATGTGGAACACCGCCGCGGCGAACTGCATGTGCCGGTGGGCATGACCGAGGTGATCCTGCAGATGGAGACCCGCGATCTCGACCACCAGCACGAACTGCTGCAGCACCTGGCCGAGCAGGGGCTGCGCGTGCGCAATCTGCTGGCTTGA
- a CDS encoding SCO family protein: protein MSPLRLLRTLLIVAAALALGACRPQGPWQLNRIDGLMPDLSFAMTDDRGRPVSAEDYRGKPVLLFFGYTSCPDVCASTLARLAGAIGQVPGGPDAVTVLFVSVDPSRDSAERLRRYVGVFGPEFIGLRGSDDALDALVRRYRVTYAYGKPDADGQYDVIHSSGVFIFDGQGRARLLAGPNDWSAPIAADLKRLLEGARTPPAS from the coding sequence ATGAGCCCGCTTCGCCTGCTGCGCACGCTCCTGATCGTGGCCGCCGCGCTCGCGCTCGGCGCCTGCCGGCCGCAGGGCCCCTGGCAACTGAACCGCATCGACGGCCTGATGCCCGACCTGAGCTTCGCGATGACCGACGATCGCGGCCGGCCGGTGAGCGCGGAAGACTATCGCGGCAAACCGGTGCTGCTGTTCTTCGGCTACACCTCCTGCCCCGACGTGTGCGCCTCCACCCTGGCGCGCCTGGCCGGCGCCATCGGCCAGGTGCCCGGCGGGCCGGATGCGGTCACGGTGCTGTTCGTGAGCGTGGACCCGAGCCGCGACAGCGCCGAGCGGCTGCGCCGCTATGTCGGCGTCTTCGGCCCGGAGTTCATCGGCCTGCGCGGCTCGGACGATGCCCTCGACGCCCTGGTGCGGCGCTACCGGGTCACCTATGCCTACGGCAAGCCGGACGCCGACGGCCAGTACGACGTCATCCACAGCAGCGGCGTGTTCATCTTCGACGGCCAGGGCCGGGCGCGCCTGCTGGCCGGGCCCAACGACTGGTCGGCGCCGATCGCCGCCGACCTCAAGCGCCTGCTCGAAGGGGCGCGGACGCCCCCGGCGAGCTGA
- a CDS encoding ribonucleoside-diphosphate reductase subunit alpha translates to MSAKLLALSTPDESALIALQVIRRNGAVVPFDPGKIALAMTQAFLAVEGGRSAASSRVREVVARLTDTVARSLSRRLPDGGTVHIEDIQDQVELALMRAGEHDVARAYVLYRERRAAERAVPAQAVPGLQVSVDGERRALDVAALRATCEAACAGLDAAVSPQRIVEQALETLYDGVEPAQVQQALILAARALIEQEPDYDFAAARLLGFRLMDEVLARPVAPDEHGAVVAAYFPDFVATGIDAGLLDPRLAQFDLARLAAALRPERDRLFRYLGLQTLYDRYFLHVDGRRIELPQVFFMRVAMGLALGEIDRDARAIEFYTLLSSFDFMCSTPTLFNSGTRHAQLSSCYLTTVEDDLDGIYQAIKENALLQKHAGGLGNDWTPVRALGSHIRGTNGQSQGVIPFLKVVNDTAVAVNQGGKRKGAVCAYLETWHLDIEAFLELRKNTGDERRRTHDMNTAHWIPDLFMKRVHENATWTLFSPVDVPELHECFGAAFEAAYLRCEARAAAGEIRLFKQVSAVQLWRRMLSMLFETGHPWITFKDACNLRSPQQHAGVVHSANLCTEITLNTSGSETAVCNLGSVNLPAHLEDGVLDEEKLARTVRTAMRMLDNVIDVNFYATPKARNANLRHRPVGLGIMGFADCLHALGLPYASDAAVDFADRSMEQVCYHAYTASSALARERGRYASFEGSLWDRGILPHESLELLAAERGGHLEVDREARLDWLALKARIARDGMRNSNCVAIAPTATIANIVGVSASIEPAYQNLYVKSNLSGEFTVVNTALVRELKALGLWDAVMVADLKYYDGSLARIDRVPDEIRARYATAFDIDPVWLVEAAARRQKWIDQAQSLNLYLAMPSGRKLDALYTLAWTRGLKTTYYLRTLGASQAEQAGGRDAEPGGAVCRIDNPDCEACQ, encoded by the coding sequence ATGTCTGCCAAGCTGCTTGCCTTATCCACCCCTGACGAATCGGCGCTGATCGCGCTGCAGGTCATCCGCCGCAATGGCGCGGTGGTGCCGTTCGACCCCGGGAAGATCGCGCTCGCCATGACCCAGGCCTTCCTGGCCGTGGAAGGCGGGCGCAGCGCCGCGTCCTCGCGGGTGCGCGAGGTGGTTGCGCGCCTGACCGACACGGTGGCGCGTTCGCTGAGCCGGCGCCTGCCCGATGGCGGCACGGTGCACATCGAGGATATCCAGGATCAGGTCGAACTGGCGCTCATGCGTGCCGGCGAGCACGACGTGGCGCGCGCCTACGTGCTCTATCGCGAGCGCCGCGCCGCCGAGCGGGCGGTGCCGGCGCAGGCGGTGCCCGGCCTGCAGGTGAGCGTCGACGGCGAGCGCCGGGCGCTCGACGTGGCGGCCCTGCGGGCGACCTGCGAGGCGGCCTGCGCCGGGCTGGACGCGGCGGTGTCGCCACAGCGCATCGTCGAGCAGGCGCTCGAGACCCTGTACGACGGTGTCGAGCCGGCGCAGGTGCAGCAGGCGCTGATCCTTGCCGCAAGGGCCCTGATCGAGCAGGAGCCGGACTACGACTTCGCCGCCGCCCGCCTGCTCGGGTTCCGGCTCATGGACGAGGTGCTGGCCCGGCCGGTGGCGCCCGACGAGCACGGCGCGGTGGTCGCGGCCTATTTTCCCGACTTCGTCGCCACCGGCATCGACGCCGGACTGCTCGATCCGCGGCTGGCGCAATTCGATCTGGCCCGGCTGGCGGCCGCTCTGCGGCCCGAGCGCGACCGGCTGTTCCGCTACCTGGGCCTGCAGACCCTGTACGATCGCTACTTCCTGCATGTGGACGGGCGGCGGATCGAGTTGCCCCAGGTGTTCTTCATGCGCGTGGCGATGGGGCTGGCGCTGGGCGAGATCGATCGCGACGCGCGTGCCATCGAGTTCTACACGCTGCTGTCGAGCTTCGATTTCATGTGCTCGACGCCCACCCTGTTCAACAGCGGCACGCGGCATGCGCAGCTGTCGTCCTGCTACCTGACCACGGTGGAGGACGACCTGGACGGCATCTACCAGGCCATCAAGGAAAACGCGCTGCTGCAGAAGCATGCCGGCGGCCTGGGCAACGACTGGACCCCGGTGCGTGCCCTGGGCAGCCACATCCGTGGCACCAACGGCCAGAGCCAGGGCGTGATTCCCTTTCTCAAGGTGGTCAACGACACCGCGGTGGCGGTGAACCAGGGGGGCAAGCGCAAGGGCGCGGTGTGCGCCTATCTGGAAACCTGGCACCTGGACATCGAGGCGTTCCTCGAACTGCGCAAGAACACCGGTGACGAACGCCGCCGCACCCACGACATGAACACCGCCCACTGGATTCCCGACCTGTTCATGAAGCGTGTCCATGAGAATGCGACGTGGACGCTGTTCTCGCCGGTGGACGTGCCCGAGCTGCACGAGTGCTTCGGCGCTGCGTTCGAGGCGGCCTACCTGCGCTGCGAGGCCCGGGCCGCGGCAGGCGAGATCCGCCTGTTCAAGCAGGTGTCCGCCGTGCAGCTGTGGCGCAGGATGCTCTCCATGCTGTTCGAGACCGGGCATCCGTGGATCACCTTCAAGGACGCCTGCAACCTGCGCTCGCCCCAGCAGCATGCGGGGGTGGTGCACAGCGCCAACCTGTGCACCGAGATCACGCTCAACACCTCGGGCTCGGAGACGGCGGTGTGCAACCTCGGTTCGGTGAACCTGCCGGCCCATCTGGAGGACGGCGTGCTCGACGAAGAGAAGCTGGCGCGCACCGTGCGCACCGCGATGCGCATGCTCGACAACGTCATCGACGTGAACTTCTACGCCACGCCCAAGGCGCGCAACGCCAACCTGCGCCACCGCCCGGTGGGGCTGGGCATCATGGGATTCGCCGATTGCCTTCATGCGCTCGGGTTGCCCTATGCCAGCGATGCCGCGGTGGACTTCGCCGACCGTAGCATGGAGCAGGTGTGCTACCACGCCTACACGGCCTCCTCGGCGCTGGCGCGCGAGCGCGGCCGCTATGCCAGCTTCGAGGGCAGCCTGTGGGACCGGGGCATCCTGCCGCACGAGTCCCTCGAGCTGCTGGCGGCGGAGCGTGGCGGGCATCTGGAGGTCGATCGCGAGGCCCGGCTGGACTGGCTGGCCCTGAAGGCACGCATCGCGCGCGACGGCATGCGCAACTCCAACTGCGTGGCGATCGCGCCCACCGCCACCATCGCCAACATCGTCGGGGTGTCGGCCAGTATCGAGCCGGCCTATCAGAACCTGTACGTGAAATCGAACCTGTCGGGCGAATTCACCGTGGTGAACACGGCGCTGGTGCGCGAGCTCAAGGCGCTCGGCCTGTGGGACGCGGTCATGGTGGCCGACCTCAAGTACTACGACGGCTCGCTGGCGCGCATCGACCGGGTGCCCGACGAGATCCGGGCGCGGTACGCCACCGCCTTCGACATCGATCCGGTGTGGCTGGTGGAGGCCGCGGCGCGGCGGCAGAAGTGGATCGATCAGGCCCAGTCGCTCAACCTGTACCTGGCCATGCCCTCGGGCCGCAAGCTCGACGCCCTGTACACGCTGGCGTGGACGCGCGGACTCAAGACCACCTACTACCTGCGCACCCTCGGCGCCAGCCAGGCCGAGCAGGCCGGCGGGCGGGACGCGGAACCGGGAGGCGCGGTGTGCCGCATCGACAACCCGGACTGCGAGGCCTGCCAATGA
- a CDS encoding alpha-hydroxy acid oxidase has product MHDIRRPRAPLDRIPPDILCAADYETVARAFIDPATLAYIAGGSGDERSLAANRQAFARRGVLPRLLRDVCGGHTRTALLGRPRAHPLLLAPVACQGLVHAHGEVHSARGAEATDTVMVASTLASCPLEEVAAVGGPRWFQLYMQPSREVTADLVRRAERVGFEAIVLTVDAPVQSPGRAARRAGFTLPESAGTANLAGYPAPEGRVLAPTQSRILDGMMREAPTAADLAWLMDVTGLPVLVKGVLRADDARALQRAGVAGLIVSNHGGRALDGVPASLDVLAAVRAAVGPGYPVLLDSGIRAGSDVFTALALGADAVLVGRLQMYALAVAGALGVAHMIRLLREELELCMALAGCATLADITPDLLCEAAPC; this is encoded by the coding sequence ATGCACGACATCCGGCGCCCCCGGGCGCCTCTTGACCGGATCCCGCCCGACATCCTGTGTGCGGCGGACTACGAAACCGTCGCCCGCGCGTTCATCGACCCCGCCACCCTGGCCTACATCGCCGGGGGCAGCGGCGACGAACGCAGCCTGGCGGCCAACCGCCAGGCCTTCGCGCGCCGCGGCGTGCTGCCGCGCCTGCTGCGCGACGTATGCGGCGGCCACACCCGCACCGCGCTGCTCGGTCGCCCCCGGGCGCATCCGCTGCTGCTCGCGCCGGTGGCCTGCCAGGGCCTGGTGCATGCGCACGGCGAGGTGCACAGCGCCCGCGGCGCCGAAGCCACGGACACCGTGATGGTGGCCAGCACCCTGGCCAGCTGCCCGCTCGAAGAGGTCGCCGCCGTCGGTGGTCCGCGCTGGTTTCAGCTCTACATGCAGCCCTCGCGCGAGGTGACGGCCGACCTGGTGCGCCGCGCCGAACGCGTCGGCTTCGAAGCCATCGTGCTCACCGTCGATGCGCCGGTGCAGAGCCCCGGCCGCGCCGCCCGCCGGGCCGGCTTCACCCTGCCCGAGTCCGCCGGCACGGCGAACCTGGCCGGCTACCCGGCGCCCGAGGGCCGGGTGCTGGCGCCGACGCAGAGCCGCATCCTCGACGGCATGATGCGCGAGGCGCCCACCGCCGCGGATCTGGCCTGGCTCATGGACGTGACCGGGTTGCCGGTGCTGGTCAAGGGCGTGCTGCGCGCCGACGACGCGCGCGCGTTGCAGCGCGCCGGCGTGGCCGGGCTGATCGTCTCCAACCACGGTGGTCGCGCCCTCGACGGGGTGCCGGCGAGCCTCGATGTGCTGGCGGCGGTCCGCGCCGCCGTGGGGCCGGGCTATCCGGTGCTGCTCGACAGCGGCATCCGCGCCGGCAGCGACGTCTTCACGGCCCTCGCGCTGGGGGCCGACGCGGTGCTCGTCGGGCGCCTGCAGATGTACGCCCTGGCGGTGGCCGGCGCCCTCGGCGTGGCCCACATGATCCGCCTGCTGCGCGAGGAACTGGAGCTGTGCATGGCCCTGGCCGGCTGCGCCACCCTCGCCGACATCACCCCCGATCTGCTGTGCGAGGCCGCCCCGTGCTGA
- a CDS encoding ribonucleotide-diphosphate reductase subunit beta — protein MSTMRFDDWDRCVTPPDAAAPGQTSLAPVDAADKRIVNGQADINQLAPFKYPWAWAFFLKANRNHWTPLEIGMAQDVHDYHHRLSDAERHVFSNVLAYLTTSDILAMRNIGLAVMEKMSAPELQIYQARQVYEEALHTWTYQHCIESIGLDQQEIYNRYRVIPEIHGKIALANRRLARVLRSDLDLGDRDNLHEFALSYFFFAVIFEGCWFYNGFTPIFALQRRGLMKGAAEQLQYIMRDEVLHCAFGIRVVRELLREEGLELDPQALATLWTEAEAAERAYAGYVLRDPILGYNAELHTAQFRFIANRRARQVGVAEPFPGAENVLPWLDEQANLRKEKNFFETRVTEYQTGGALVWD, from the coding sequence ATGAGTACGATGCGTTTCGACGACTGGGACCGGTGCGTCACGCCGCCCGATGCCGCCGCGCCGGGCCAGACGTCCCTGGCGCCGGTCGATGCGGCCGACAAGCGCATCGTCAACGGCCAGGCCGACATCAACCAGCTGGCGCCGTTCAAGTATCCGTGGGCCTGGGCGTTCTTCCTCAAGGCGAACCGCAACCACTGGACGCCGCTGGAAATCGGCATGGCGCAGGATGTGCACGACTACCACCATCGCCTCAGTGACGCGGAGCGCCATGTGTTCTCCAACGTGCTGGCCTATCTGACCACCTCCGACATCCTCGCCATGCGCAACATCGGCCTGGCGGTGATGGAGAAGATGAGCGCGCCCGAGCTGCAGATCTACCAGGCGCGCCAGGTGTACGAGGAGGCCCTGCACACGTGGACCTACCAGCACTGCATCGAGAGCATCGGCCTCGATCAGCAGGAGATCTACAACCGCTACCGGGTGATCCCCGAGATCCACGGCAAGATCGCCCTGGCCAATCGCCGTCTGGCGCGGGTGCTGCGCTCGGACCTGGATCTGGGCGATCGCGACAACCTGCACGAGTTCGCCCTGTCGTACTTCTTCTTCGCGGTGATCTTCGAGGGCTGCTGGTTCTACAACGGCTTCACGCCCATCTTCGCGCTGCAGCGGCGCGGCCTCATGAAAGGGGCGGCGGAGCAGTTGCAATACATCATGCGCGACGAGGTGCTGCACTGCGCCTTCGGCATCCGCGTGGTGCGCGAACTGCTCAGGGAGGAGGGGCTCGAACTCGATCCGCAGGCGCTGGCCACCCTGTGGACGGAGGCCGAGGCCGCGGAGCGTGCCTATGCCGGCTATGTGCTGCGCGACCCCATCCTGGGCTACAACGCCGAGCTGCATACGGCCCAGTTCCGCTTCATCGCCAACCGCCGGGCACGCCAGGTGGGCGTGGCGGAGCCGTTTCCCGGTGCCGAGAATGTGTTGCCCTGGCTCGACGAGCAGGCCAATCTGCGCAAGGAGAAGAACTTCTTCGAAACCCGGGTGACCGAATACCAGACCGGCGGGGCGCTGGTGTGGGACTGA
- a CDS encoding Fe2+-dependent dioxygenase produces the protein MLIPIHKVLSPDEVGAMRTRLDAADWRDGQATAGTIARHVKRNRQLDDASPLAVELGNAILRRLGSHPLFISAALPAKIYPPKFNRYADGGSYGAHVDSAIMPVPGTAVTVRTDLSATLFLAAPDEYDGGELEIEGPFGIQPVRLEAGDLVLYPSSSLHRVAPVTRGARVAAFFWIESLVRLDADRTLLFDLDQSIQALQARVGADDPQLLRLTGIYHNLLRRWATP, from the coding sequence GTGCTGATTCCGATCCACAAGGTGCTCTCGCCCGACGAGGTGGGCGCCATGCGCACCCGCCTCGACGCCGCCGACTGGCGCGACGGCCAGGCCACCGCCGGCACCATCGCGCGCCATGTGAAGCGCAACCGGCAGCTGGACGATGCCAGCCCGCTGGCGGTCGAGCTGGGCAACGCGATCCTGCGCCGGCTCGGCAGCCATCCGCTGTTCATCTCCGCCGCCCTGCCGGCGAAGATCTATCCGCCCAAATTCAACCGCTATGCCGATGGCGGCAGCTACGGCGCCCATGTGGACAGCGCGATCATGCCGGTGCCGGGCACCGCGGTGACGGTGCGCACCGATCTGTCGGCCACCCTGTTCCTGGCCGCGCCGGACGAGTACGACGGGGGCGAACTGGAGATCGAGGGGCCCTTCGGCATCCAGCCGGTCAGGCTCGAGGCCGGCGACCTGGTGCTGTATCCGTCGAGCAGCCTGCATCGGGTCGCGCCGGTGACCCGCGGGGCGCGGGTGGCGGCCTTCTTCTGGATCGAGAGCCTGGTGCGCCTCGACGCCGACCGCACCCTGCTGTTCGATCTCGACCAGTCCATCCAGGCGCTGCAGGCCCGCGTCGGCGCCGACGATCCGCAGCTGCTGCGGCTCACCGGCATCTATCACAACCTGTTGCGGCGCTGGGCGACCCCCTAA
- a CDS encoding cytochrome c oxidase assembly protein has protein sequence MDTLQAFLAFLQPWEFSPAVLALCLGAMGLYARGLWRTAAAERPHPARRIAFFTGWTLIYLVMQTQYDYLSQHMFFIHRLQHLVLHHLGPFLIALSAPLATLARGLPDRLGDRVFAPFWRHPITRTLYRWIQNPVLAPVLFVGLIYLWLTPSIHFAAMLSERYYALMNWSMLLDGLLFWSLVLDPRSRRDGALLGFGLRIAIVLLAIPPQILIGSFIGLSQKDLFDVYQVCGRAWAMDAHTDQIWGGLITWIPASMMHVIGALILIGRWMRSDEGPSRRRRLAEANARRSAA, from the coding sequence ATGGACACGCTCCAGGCCTTCCTCGCCTTCCTGCAGCCGTGGGAATTCTCGCCCGCGGTGCTGGCGCTGTGCCTCGGCGCCATGGGGCTCTACGCGCGCGGGCTGTGGCGCACGGCGGCGGCCGAGCGGCCCCACCCGGCGCGGCGGATCGCGTTCTTCACCGGCTGGACGCTGATCTATCTGGTGATGCAGACGCAGTACGACTACCTGTCGCAGCACATGTTCTTCATCCACCGCCTGCAGCATCTGGTGCTGCATCACCTCGGCCCTTTCCTGATCGCCCTGTCGGCGCCGCTGGCGACCCTGGCGCGGGGCCTGCCGGACCGGCTCGGCGACCGGGTGTTCGCGCCGTTCTGGCGCCACCCGATCACCCGCACCCTGTACCGGTGGATCCAGAACCCGGTGCTGGCGCCGGTGCTGTTCGTGGGCCTGATCTACCTGTGGCTGACGCCGTCGATCCATTTCGCGGCCATGCTCAGCGAGCGCTACTACGCGCTCATGAACTGGAGCATGCTGCTCGACGGCCTGCTGTTCTGGTCGCTGGTGCTCGACCCGCGCTCGCGCCGCGACGGTGCGCTGCTGGGCTTCGGGCTGCGCATCGCCATCGTGCTGCTGGCGATCCCGCCGCAGATCCTGATCGGCTCCTTCATCGGCCTGAGCCAGAAGGATCTGTTCGACGTCTATCAGGTGTGCGGCCGCGCCTGGGCCATGGATGCGCACACCGACCAGATCTGGGGCGGGCTCATCACCTGGATCCCGGCCTCGATGATGCACGTGATCGGCGCGCTGATCCTGATCGGGCGCTGGATGCGCTCGGACGAAGGCCCCTCCCGGCGCCGCCGGCTCGCCGAGGCCAACGCCCGCAGGAGTGCCGCATGA